The genomic segment tataaatacacacACCTTATTTTGGGCATGTAATGTGAAATCAGGTGAAGGTTATAAAGTAGCAGAAGCTCTTAAATCTGGCTCTTATCCTTTCCTGgctattattgttttaagaGATAATAGAATGACAATAGTTGGTCGgtacgtaaaataatttgcatatgtatataccttAATCTTTCATGtgtaattctaaaaataatgaatgtaACACTgccaaaaattatatttattttacaggATGGAAGGTACACCATCACCTTCTGAATTAATATCTCGATTACAAACATTTATAGATCacaacgaaattaatttaatacaagCTCGTCAAGAAAGgtagaaaaaatacaaatatctttaaaattaagctaaaattttaattttatttaggtgaaatattgtttaatctACCTTACTATAGGGCGGAGCGTAGTGCGGCGCAATCTTTACGTCAACAACAAGATCAAGCATATGAGGAATCGCTACGTGCGGATCAAGAGAAGGATCGGAGGAGAGAAGAGGAACGAAGAGCACGCGAGGAACGAGAGGctagagaaaaagaacaacTAAATGCACaagaaatggaaattcaaCGTATTCGCCGCGAGAAAGAACTTACAGTTTGTAAAGTGCCCCTCGAGCCAGAGCCTACTGATCCTAATGCATGTCATCTTCAAATTAAGCTTGGAGAAAGGACAATGAAAAGACGTTTTCTAATGTCCGACACGTTAGAAgtgtgttatttattttttaactttttcttttttgcttaatttcaatgttttaaacaaattattttcttttttaggaTGTATATCATTGGATATTTAGTCAGCCGGATTCTCCAGTGAGTTTTGAAATAACTACTAGTTTCCCgaagagaattttatatccatgtagagaaattttaacattatcaGACGCTGGTTTAACACACAGAGAAGTTCTCCATGTTAATGATTTAGATGATTAACCTCTATTGATATTTCAGTACTGCATTCTTTGTGTTTAAGTATCATTCCAAGGAAAAAATGATACTGTCGTAAGAGACATTTAtcaaaagataataatatatatatatatataaagatatatatatatatatttgatacatttgAGTATTTTATGTGAAGCGTACACTTGTGTCAGGAATGCAGTTTTACagcagaattaaaaaatatattggaaaaaaaaatcaaagaatGGTTGATTATGCTGCATTTTCTGCATAGAACTATCGTATCAACTATGAGTACATTTATCATGTACTACAAACAATACGCTCCCTAAAGTACACATTGAATTGAAAACAACAGATCTTGTtgtaaaaactaaaaaagcaatttatatatatatatctacggtatacatatatacggtatatatatatctataatacgACACTTCACAAAAGCTGTACAccaaacatttattatatttgtcttAATACATTTTAGcttaaatcttttaataagCTGACTAAGAAATgtaagtaatttataaaataaaagaacaaaccatgtaaatattatagttaaaGCGCAGatttaatacatatgtatatatacttcacaattttatgaaagttgaagttacattattataatattgcatCGTTTTAAATCTGTACTTTAAGTATAATTGATAAAACTGTTTCTAGCAAGTGTGGTTCCTTTTGCATTTTACCGCCTCCGCAATTTTTGTCAGTCTTATTAAAAATGCTActagaaacaatgaaaaacgCAAAAGATTTATTGATCACATTAAATTCTACTCGATACAAGTTTCTGTatcagaaaaaagaaaagaagttaaGCGAAAATAGTTTATCTTAGATTAGAAAGTAAtcgtattcttttttatatcacaATTTTATGAGTGTGCACGCAACGGTAGCTTTTTGTTCTTCGTATTAAGAGATGTCTTACTCTCTTCTATGACTAAAGactaaattaaatgttattttacatattttaaagaatatcttAAGAAAAATTGCTTGTTATTgtaagtttaaataatttttgttgctTTACTTGTGGGTTGTAAGGAAATTGTTTAGCATGTGTTATTGGTTTATAAATGTTGGGATATTGGAAATCAAATATCTATAACTTTTAAAGTATTCATTTGAAACATTcgtgaattaattattttttatgctgTGCTTTTTTCTGTAAAGAAACAACCGAACAAAAACAAACATACGATTTTGTATTGCTCCTTCTAAATGTTCTATAGAAGAATATACAATATTCAAGAGCAATCTATAgcatttatacatacataaatatacacatatatatacatatgcatatataaatcatttgataaaatgaatACAGCAATTTGTGCAATGCATCAGATTGTTAATCATTAAATGTAAACTTTTGTATACACATTTTGTGATCTAGTTTTGATACgtctttattttcctttagATACTCTTCTGTATATACGTAAATGACAGACCATTTAATCCCAGCTAGTGTCTGATGCTGGATATTGCTGTTTCTTTGTTACTATGCAATGCTTAAATAAACATGTTtgagaatatatatttttcgtttgtggacattttattacatagtttattgcatttttaatattattattaagtatttaaaaCACCCCAACTATTTTAACtgaatattatgtatttgtataatataccTATTTATGTCAATATCAAGCATCAGATGTAGATACATCTGctgaataaaatgtaattgagTGGTTACTTggaacaaataattaaaataaatatgttgcaAATAgcttcataataaaataaaaaaatttttacagTATGAAAAGATACAAGGGCTAAGACtgtataagaaaatatgtaattatatataagtttATAAAAACTAATTTCCAACGTATATGAATGtatctacatatgtatatgatagtatacaaaaatatttcgttatctttaatatattttcgaacatattaaattctaatttcattgTTGTTTTTTCTGAGACAAATACTCCGAAAATGGTTAATAATACAGTTGAACAATTTGCtagacaattatttttatagatatcaGAACTTCCatatcattattttacataaaatatggaataatcGTATCATGAAAAAGggacaaaaaataaaaaatgggaaTGATGTCTTTATGAATATGATATTTCAGAGGAGTTTCTTCATTTGTGAATATTGTGAATTTTAAatgtgaataaatttaaatatgataaatgcGAATTCGTTAAATATCCTAAggatttaaatgatttttggATTAAATTTCCTGCTGAATCACATCctgtaattaaaaacaattaattaacaagtAAATTCGTTTGGCATCTATAGAAACTTTTTGCGTTGCTTCTTCAATACTgggaagaaataatataacttttgCTTTGTTATCTTGTTTTAGATTTATGCAATAGATCTTAGTAGGCTAAATCGAGCGTCTTTTGCTAAAAACTATAGTCAATTGACAAAATGATCCACTGAAGCGTCACATTTcttataaacatattaaaaatgtttatttatttagtagcTCCAGTGGCTacgtttgtttttatttttggacTCTTGCACATCAAGCGCCTGTAAGTGAAATCACTGTGAATTgcattttaagtaattttttctaatcaAATGTGTTTCTAATTTAGAGATAACTGGTTACGATCATCGATACGATGTTCGTTGACCTTGTATAATGGATTGATATACAGAACCGCGATCCAAGCGTCATTAAATAATAGAGATTCGGAAAGTAATTTGACAAGTGAAAGTCCTATGGCTGTAGTTAGTGATAGAGATATAGTAGAGTATGACGAACTATTGGTACAAAAAACAgtagttaataataatgaaagatTACCGGATGCCTTTTTGGAAGAAGTTAGAAACAGATCGAAGAACTTGAATCCACCACGGTATTCTTTTGAAGATATAGTATCAGAGGAAAGGAACAAAGATCTTGGATTACGTGGTATAACGAATATtgaattctttatatatataaagaataaataaataaataaagagagaaaaaagtaattgacagaattattcatattttatagtCAAAACACATCAATTAGGAATAACATATGATAATATTACACGAACGAGCAAACAAGAAGGGAAGGAGAATATATTAGAAACGTTGAAGAGTTCCGTTGAAAAGTCCAACTATCCGTCTTCTCggttaaataaacaaatatataatctgATCTTGAAGGAAGGTCAAAAGGAATGTGAAGCGAGACAGAAATTACTCGACAACGATAATAGCAAGTTCAATGAACCGTTACCGACTGAAATGTGAGatattcatattaatataGTTGCGATTTATCATttagtatattaattatgaagtcattaataaacgaattttcacaatttcctTCATAGAAAGGAATATCTTCCATCGTCGTCGGAAAAAAAAGCTGGATTGAAAGATAACATCGATAAATGAtctaaatttaacaattaaatgt from the Bombus pyrosoma isolate SC7728 linkage group LG11, ASM1482585v1, whole genome shotgun sequence genome contains:
- the LOC122572775 gene encoding uncharacterized protein LOC122572775, which encodes MFIYLVAPVATFVFIFGLLHIKRLDNWLRSSIRCSLTLYNGLIYRTAIQASLNNRDSESNLTSESPMAVVSDRDIVEYDELLVQKTVVNNNERLPDAFLEEVRNRSKNLNPPRYSFEDIVSEERNKDLGLRVKTHQLGITYDNITRTSKQEGKENILETLKSSVEKSNYPSSRLNKQIYNLILKEGQKECEARQKLLDNDNSKFNEPLPTEIKEYLPSSSEKKAGLKDNIDK
- the LOC122572771 gene encoding FAS-associated factor 2 yields the protein MADFALNGFSSDQTEKILQFQDLTGIEDLSICRDVLQRHNWNLEVAVQEQLNLYEGRPSMYAQDSRSRPPQVVDDSSSRIYFHYSGSPSGRGSYLWYIFSLCYERVISILQLLLSIFRRNVRPVSSDPVEDVINFIRSYEESYGNSHPVFYQGSYSQALSDAKQELRFLLVYLHKDEAQNVDQWCRNTLGNVEVVQYINTHTLFWACNVKSGEGYKVAEALKSGSYPFLAIIVLRDNRMTIVGRMEGTPSPSELISRLQTFIDHNEINLIQARQERAERSAAQSLRQQQDQAYEESLRADQEKDRRREEERRAREEREAREKEQLNAQEMEIQRIRREKELTVCKVPLEPEPTDPNACHLQIKLGERTMKRRFLMSDTLEDVYHWIFSQPDSPVSFEITTSFPKRILYPCREILTLSDAGLTHREVLHVNDLDD